In the genome of Conger conger chromosome 8, fConCon1.1, whole genome shotgun sequence, one region contains:
- the LOC133135672 gene encoding RNA-binding protein 47-like isoform X1 — protein MTAEDSATKPNTMSAPNPSSQPACYPHQSHPMVPEGVAGAPNEAALVSLMERTGYGMVQENGQRKYGPPPSWEGSAPPRGCEIFVGKIPRDVYEDELVPIFESVGRIYEMRLMMDFDGKNRGYAFVTYTQKHEAKRAVRELNNYEVRPGRLLGVCCSVDNCRLFIGGIPKTKKREEILEEVSKVTEGVLDVIVYASAADKMKNRGFAFVEYESHRAAAMARRKLMPGRIQLWGHQIAVDWAEPEIDVDEDVMETVKILYVRNLMIETAEETLRQIFGQFNPGCVERVKKIRDYAFVHFANRGDAVLAMDNLNGTEVEGSCIEVTLAKPVDKEQYTRYQKAAKGATPAPETSQTNYIYQCDPYTLTYYGYPYNALIGPNREYFIKAGTVRGRGRAASGSRATGPRGSYLGGYSAGRGIYSRYHEGKAKLQDKPYELVPSLELAAVNPVGIKPGASQLALPTLGGQYPVFSSGPTAKLLEDGKMHAVEHLINPLALQHDPTTATAATATVLPTVSTPPPFQGRPITPVYAMAHNLQRIPTAAAAAGLYGAGYGASYVPIAAPTTATLAALQKNAVVAAAAYGGYAGYVPQAFPTTTFQVPIHDIYQTY, from the exons ATGACAGCAGAGGACTCCGCCACGAAACCCAACACCATGAGCGCCCCCAACCCCAGCTCCCAGCCTGCCTGCTACCCTCATCAATCCCACCCCATGGTGCCCGAGGGGGTAGCCGGGGCCCCCAACGAGGCGGCCTTGGTGTCCCTGATGGAGCGTACGGGCTACGGCATGGTCCAGGAGAACGGCCAGCGGAAGTACGGTCCCCCGCCCAGTTGGGAGGGCTCGGCCCCACCACGGGGCTGCGAGATCTTCGTGGGGAAGATCCCGCGCGATGTCTACGAGGACGAGCTGGTGCCCATCTTTGAGTCGGTGGGCCGTATCTACGAGATGCGCCTGATGATGGACTTCGACGGGAAGAACCGGGGCTACGCCTTCGTCACGTACACCCAGAAGCACGAGGCCAAGCGGGCCGTGCGGGAGCTCAACAACTACGAGGTCCGCCCGGGCAGACTCCTGGGGGTGTGCTGCTCCGTGGACAACTGCCGCCTCTTCATCGGGGGCATCCCCAAGACCAAGAAGCGCGAGGAGATCCTGGAGGAGGTCTCCAAGGTGACGGAGGGCGTTCTGGACGTCATCGTGTACGCCAGCGCCGCCGACAAAATGAAGAACCGGGGCTTCGCCTTCGTGGAGTACGAGAGCCACCGGGCGGCGGCCATGGCCAGGAGGAAGCTGATGCCGGGCCGCATCCAGCTGTGGGGCCACCAGATCGCCGTGGACTGGGCGGAGCCGGAGATCGACGTGGACGAGGACGTGATGGAGACTGTGAAGATCCTCTACGTCCGCAACCTGATGATCGAGACGGCGGAGGAGACGTTGCGGCAGATCTTCGGCCAGTTCAACCCCGGCTGCGTGGAGCGCGTCAAAAAGATCCGCGATTACGCCTTCGTGCACTTCGCGAACCGCGGAGACGCCGTCCTGGCCATGGACAACCTCAACGGCACGGAAGTGGAGGGCTCTTGCATCGAAGTGACTCTCGCCAAGCCTGTCGACAAGGAGCAGTACACCCGCTACCAGAAGGCAGCAAAGGGGGCCACCCCTGCTCCAGAGACCTCCCAGACCAACTACATTTACCAGTGTGACCCCTACACCCTGACTTACTATGGGTACCCTTACAACGCACTGATAGGGCCCAACAGAGAATACTTCATCAAAG CAGGTACTGTAAGAGGGCGGGGCCGTGCAGCCTCAGGGAGCAGGGCTACGGGGCCTCGAGGGTCTTATCTGGGGGGATACTCGGCCGGCCGTGGCATCTACAGCAGGTACCACGAGGGCAAGGCCAAGCTGCAGGACAAGCCATATGAGCTGGTGCCCAGCCTGGAGCTGGCAGCCGTCAACCCAGTGGGCATCAAGCCTGGCGCAAGTCAGT tGGCCCTCCCAACTCTGGGGGGTCAGTACCCCGTATTCTCCAGTGGCCCCACAGCTAAGCTGTTGGAGGACGGGAAGATGCATGCGGTTGAGCACCTGATCAACCCCCTGGCCCTCCAGCATGACCCCACGACGGCTACCGCCGCAACTGCCACCGTCCTTCCCACTgtctccaccccacccccattccAG GGCCGTCCCATCACCCCGGTGTACGCCATGGCCCATAACCTCCAGCGCATCCCGACGGCCGCGGCGGCGGCAGGCCTTTACGGAGCTGGCTATGGGGCCAGCTATGTGCCCATTGCCGCGCCGACCACCGCCACCCTGGCGGCCCTGCAGAAGAACGCGGTGGTGGCAGCGGCCGCGTATGGGGGCTACGCCGGGTACGTACCTCAGGCCTTTCCCACCACCACCTTCCAGGTGCCCATTCACGACATCTACCAGACCTACTGA
- the LOC133135672 gene encoding RNA-binding protein 47-like isoform X3, with the protein MTAEDSATKPNTMSAPNPSSQPACYPHQSHPMVPEGVAGAPNEAALVSLMERTGYGMVQENGQRKYGPPPSWEGSAPPRGCEIFVGKIPRDVYEDELVPIFESVGRIYEMRLMMDFDGKNRGYAFVTYTQKHEAKRAVRELNNYEVRPGRLLGVCCSVDNCRLFIGGIPKTKKREEILEEVSKVTEGVLDVIVYASAADKMKNRGFAFVEYESHRAAAMARRKLMPGRIQLWGHQIAVDWAEPEIDVDEDVMETVKILYVRNLMIETAEETLRQIFGQFNPGCVERVKKIRDYAFVHFANRGDAVLAMDNLNGTEVEGSCIEVTLAKPVDKEQYTRYQKAAKGATPAPETSQTNYIYQCDPYTLTYYGYPYNALIGPNREYFIKAGTVRGRGRAASGSRATGPRGSYLGGYSAGRGIYSRYHEGKAKLQDKPYELVPSLELAAVNPVGIKPGAMALPTLGGQYPVFSSGPTAKLLEDGKMHAVEHLINPLALQHDPTTATAATATVLPTVSTPPPFQGRPITPVYAMAHNLQRIPTAAAAAGLYGAGYGASYVPIAAPTTATLAALQKNAVVAAAAYGGYAGYVPQAFPTTTFQVPIHDIYQTY; encoded by the exons ATGACAGCAGAGGACTCCGCCACGAAACCCAACACCATGAGCGCCCCCAACCCCAGCTCCCAGCCTGCCTGCTACCCTCATCAATCCCACCCCATGGTGCCCGAGGGGGTAGCCGGGGCCCCCAACGAGGCGGCCTTGGTGTCCCTGATGGAGCGTACGGGCTACGGCATGGTCCAGGAGAACGGCCAGCGGAAGTACGGTCCCCCGCCCAGTTGGGAGGGCTCGGCCCCACCACGGGGCTGCGAGATCTTCGTGGGGAAGATCCCGCGCGATGTCTACGAGGACGAGCTGGTGCCCATCTTTGAGTCGGTGGGCCGTATCTACGAGATGCGCCTGATGATGGACTTCGACGGGAAGAACCGGGGCTACGCCTTCGTCACGTACACCCAGAAGCACGAGGCCAAGCGGGCCGTGCGGGAGCTCAACAACTACGAGGTCCGCCCGGGCAGACTCCTGGGGGTGTGCTGCTCCGTGGACAACTGCCGCCTCTTCATCGGGGGCATCCCCAAGACCAAGAAGCGCGAGGAGATCCTGGAGGAGGTCTCCAAGGTGACGGAGGGCGTTCTGGACGTCATCGTGTACGCCAGCGCCGCCGACAAAATGAAGAACCGGGGCTTCGCCTTCGTGGAGTACGAGAGCCACCGGGCGGCGGCCATGGCCAGGAGGAAGCTGATGCCGGGCCGCATCCAGCTGTGGGGCCACCAGATCGCCGTGGACTGGGCGGAGCCGGAGATCGACGTGGACGAGGACGTGATGGAGACTGTGAAGATCCTCTACGTCCGCAACCTGATGATCGAGACGGCGGAGGAGACGTTGCGGCAGATCTTCGGCCAGTTCAACCCCGGCTGCGTGGAGCGCGTCAAAAAGATCCGCGATTACGCCTTCGTGCACTTCGCGAACCGCGGAGACGCCGTCCTGGCCATGGACAACCTCAACGGCACGGAAGTGGAGGGCTCTTGCATCGAAGTGACTCTCGCCAAGCCTGTCGACAAGGAGCAGTACACCCGCTACCAGAAGGCAGCAAAGGGGGCCACCCCTGCTCCAGAGACCTCCCAGACCAACTACATTTACCAGTGTGACCCCTACACCCTGACTTACTATGGGTACCCTTACAACGCACTGATAGGGCCCAACAGAGAATACTTCATCAAAG CAGGTACTGTAAGAGGGCGGGGCCGTGCAGCCTCAGGGAGCAGGGCTACGGGGCCTCGAGGGTCTTATCTGGGGGGATACTCGGCCGGCCGTGGCATCTACAGCAGGTACCACGAGGGCAAGGCCAAGCTGCAGGACAAGCCATATGAGCTGGTGCCCAGCCTGGAGCTGGCAGCCGTCAACCCAGTGGGCATCAAGCCTGGCGCAA tGGCCCTCCCAACTCTGGGGGGTCAGTACCCCGTATTCTCCAGTGGCCCCACAGCTAAGCTGTTGGAGGACGGGAAGATGCATGCGGTTGAGCACCTGATCAACCCCCTGGCCCTCCAGCATGACCCCACGACGGCTACCGCCGCAACTGCCACCGTCCTTCCCACTgtctccaccccacccccattccAG GGCCGTCCCATCACCCCGGTGTACGCCATGGCCCATAACCTCCAGCGCATCCCGACGGCCGCGGCGGCGGCAGGCCTTTACGGAGCTGGCTATGGGGCCAGCTATGTGCCCATTGCCGCGCCGACCACCGCCACCCTGGCGGCCCTGCAGAAGAACGCGGTGGTGGCAGCGGCCGCGTATGGGGGCTACGCCGGGTACGTACCTCAGGCCTTTCCCACCACCACCTTCCAGGTGCCCATTCACGACATCTACCAGACCTACTGA
- the LOC133135672 gene encoding RNA-binding protein 47-like isoform X2, protein MTAEDSATKPNTMSAPNPSSQPACYPHQSHPMVPEGVAGAPNEAALVSLMERTGYGMVQENGQRKYGPPPSWEGSAPPRGCEIFVGKIPRDVYEDELVPIFESVGRIYEMRLMMDFDGKNRGYAFVTYTQKHEAKRAVRELNNYEVRPGRLLGVCCSVDNCRLFIGGIPKTKKREEILEEVSKVTEGVLDVIVYASAADKMKNRGFAFVEYESHRAAAMARRKLMPGRIQLWGHQIAVDWAEPEIDVDEDVMETVKILYVRNLMIETAEETLRQIFGQFNPGCVERVKKIRDYAFVHFANRGDAVLAMDNLNGTEVEGSCIEVTLAKPVDKEQYTRYQKAAKGATPAPETSQTNYIYQCDPYTLTYYGYPYNALIGPNREYFIKGTVRGRGRAASGSRATGPRGSYLGGYSAGRGIYSRYHEGKAKLQDKPYELVPSLELAAVNPVGIKPGASQLALPTLGGQYPVFSSGPTAKLLEDGKMHAVEHLINPLALQHDPTTATAATATVLPTVSTPPPFQGRPITPVYAMAHNLQRIPTAAAAAGLYGAGYGASYVPIAAPTTATLAALQKNAVVAAAAYGGYAGYVPQAFPTTTFQVPIHDIYQTY, encoded by the exons ATGACAGCAGAGGACTCCGCCACGAAACCCAACACCATGAGCGCCCCCAACCCCAGCTCCCAGCCTGCCTGCTACCCTCATCAATCCCACCCCATGGTGCCCGAGGGGGTAGCCGGGGCCCCCAACGAGGCGGCCTTGGTGTCCCTGATGGAGCGTACGGGCTACGGCATGGTCCAGGAGAACGGCCAGCGGAAGTACGGTCCCCCGCCCAGTTGGGAGGGCTCGGCCCCACCACGGGGCTGCGAGATCTTCGTGGGGAAGATCCCGCGCGATGTCTACGAGGACGAGCTGGTGCCCATCTTTGAGTCGGTGGGCCGTATCTACGAGATGCGCCTGATGATGGACTTCGACGGGAAGAACCGGGGCTACGCCTTCGTCACGTACACCCAGAAGCACGAGGCCAAGCGGGCCGTGCGGGAGCTCAACAACTACGAGGTCCGCCCGGGCAGACTCCTGGGGGTGTGCTGCTCCGTGGACAACTGCCGCCTCTTCATCGGGGGCATCCCCAAGACCAAGAAGCGCGAGGAGATCCTGGAGGAGGTCTCCAAGGTGACGGAGGGCGTTCTGGACGTCATCGTGTACGCCAGCGCCGCCGACAAAATGAAGAACCGGGGCTTCGCCTTCGTGGAGTACGAGAGCCACCGGGCGGCGGCCATGGCCAGGAGGAAGCTGATGCCGGGCCGCATCCAGCTGTGGGGCCACCAGATCGCCGTGGACTGGGCGGAGCCGGAGATCGACGTGGACGAGGACGTGATGGAGACTGTGAAGATCCTCTACGTCCGCAACCTGATGATCGAGACGGCGGAGGAGACGTTGCGGCAGATCTTCGGCCAGTTCAACCCCGGCTGCGTGGAGCGCGTCAAAAAGATCCGCGATTACGCCTTCGTGCACTTCGCGAACCGCGGAGACGCCGTCCTGGCCATGGACAACCTCAACGGCACGGAAGTGGAGGGCTCTTGCATCGAAGTGACTCTCGCCAAGCCTGTCGACAAGGAGCAGTACACCCGCTACCAGAAGGCAGCAAAGGGGGCCACCCCTGCTCCAGAGACCTCCCAGACCAACTACATTTACCAGTGTGACCCCTACACCCTGACTTACTATGGGTACCCTTACAACGCACTGATAGGGCCCAACAGAGAATACTTCATCAAAG GTACTGTAAGAGGGCGGGGCCGTGCAGCCTCAGGGAGCAGGGCTACGGGGCCTCGAGGGTCTTATCTGGGGGGATACTCGGCCGGCCGTGGCATCTACAGCAGGTACCACGAGGGCAAGGCCAAGCTGCAGGACAAGCCATATGAGCTGGTGCCCAGCCTGGAGCTGGCAGCCGTCAACCCAGTGGGCATCAAGCCTGGCGCAAGTCAGT tGGCCCTCCCAACTCTGGGGGGTCAGTACCCCGTATTCTCCAGTGGCCCCACAGCTAAGCTGTTGGAGGACGGGAAGATGCATGCGGTTGAGCACCTGATCAACCCCCTGGCCCTCCAGCATGACCCCACGACGGCTACCGCCGCAACTGCCACCGTCCTTCCCACTgtctccaccccacccccattccAG GGCCGTCCCATCACCCCGGTGTACGCCATGGCCCATAACCTCCAGCGCATCCCGACGGCCGCGGCGGCGGCAGGCCTTTACGGAGCTGGCTATGGGGCCAGCTATGTGCCCATTGCCGCGCCGACCACCGCCACCCTGGCGGCCCTGCAGAAGAACGCGGTGGTGGCAGCGGCCGCGTATGGGGGCTACGCCGGGTACGTACCTCAGGCCTTTCCCACCACCACCTTCCAGGTGCCCATTCACGACATCTACCAGACCTACTGA
- the LOC133135672 gene encoding RNA-binding protein 47-like isoform X4, giving the protein MTAEDSATKPNTMSAPNPSSQPACYPHQSHPMVPEGVAGAPNEAALVSLMERTGYGMVQENGQRKYGPPPSWEGSAPPRGCEIFVGKIPRDVYEDELVPIFESVGRIYEMRLMMDFDGKNRGYAFVTYTQKHEAKRAVRELNNYEVRPGRLLGVCCSVDNCRLFIGGIPKTKKREEILEEVSKVTEGVLDVIVYASAADKMKNRGFAFVEYESHRAAAMARRKLMPGRIQLWGHQIAVDWAEPEIDVDEDVMETVKILYVRNLMIETAEETLRQIFGQFNPGCVERVKKIRDYAFVHFANRGDAVLAMDNLNGTEVEGSCIEVTLAKPVDKEQYTRYQKAAKGATPAPETSQTNYIYQCDPYTLTYYGYPYNALIGPNREYFIKGTVRGRGRAASGSRATGPRGSYLGGYSAGRGIYSRYHEGKAKLQDKPYELVPSLELAAVNPVGIKPGAMALPTLGGQYPVFSSGPTAKLLEDGKMHAVEHLINPLALQHDPTTATAATATVLPTVSTPPPFQGRPITPVYAMAHNLQRIPTAAAAAGLYGAGYGASYVPIAAPTTATLAALQKNAVVAAAAYGGYAGYVPQAFPTTTFQVPIHDIYQTY; this is encoded by the exons ATGACAGCAGAGGACTCCGCCACGAAACCCAACACCATGAGCGCCCCCAACCCCAGCTCCCAGCCTGCCTGCTACCCTCATCAATCCCACCCCATGGTGCCCGAGGGGGTAGCCGGGGCCCCCAACGAGGCGGCCTTGGTGTCCCTGATGGAGCGTACGGGCTACGGCATGGTCCAGGAGAACGGCCAGCGGAAGTACGGTCCCCCGCCCAGTTGGGAGGGCTCGGCCCCACCACGGGGCTGCGAGATCTTCGTGGGGAAGATCCCGCGCGATGTCTACGAGGACGAGCTGGTGCCCATCTTTGAGTCGGTGGGCCGTATCTACGAGATGCGCCTGATGATGGACTTCGACGGGAAGAACCGGGGCTACGCCTTCGTCACGTACACCCAGAAGCACGAGGCCAAGCGGGCCGTGCGGGAGCTCAACAACTACGAGGTCCGCCCGGGCAGACTCCTGGGGGTGTGCTGCTCCGTGGACAACTGCCGCCTCTTCATCGGGGGCATCCCCAAGACCAAGAAGCGCGAGGAGATCCTGGAGGAGGTCTCCAAGGTGACGGAGGGCGTTCTGGACGTCATCGTGTACGCCAGCGCCGCCGACAAAATGAAGAACCGGGGCTTCGCCTTCGTGGAGTACGAGAGCCACCGGGCGGCGGCCATGGCCAGGAGGAAGCTGATGCCGGGCCGCATCCAGCTGTGGGGCCACCAGATCGCCGTGGACTGGGCGGAGCCGGAGATCGACGTGGACGAGGACGTGATGGAGACTGTGAAGATCCTCTACGTCCGCAACCTGATGATCGAGACGGCGGAGGAGACGTTGCGGCAGATCTTCGGCCAGTTCAACCCCGGCTGCGTGGAGCGCGTCAAAAAGATCCGCGATTACGCCTTCGTGCACTTCGCGAACCGCGGAGACGCCGTCCTGGCCATGGACAACCTCAACGGCACGGAAGTGGAGGGCTCTTGCATCGAAGTGACTCTCGCCAAGCCTGTCGACAAGGAGCAGTACACCCGCTACCAGAAGGCAGCAAAGGGGGCCACCCCTGCTCCAGAGACCTCCCAGACCAACTACATTTACCAGTGTGACCCCTACACCCTGACTTACTATGGGTACCCTTACAACGCACTGATAGGGCCCAACAGAGAATACTTCATCAAAG GTACTGTAAGAGGGCGGGGCCGTGCAGCCTCAGGGAGCAGGGCTACGGGGCCTCGAGGGTCTTATCTGGGGGGATACTCGGCCGGCCGTGGCATCTACAGCAGGTACCACGAGGGCAAGGCCAAGCTGCAGGACAAGCCATATGAGCTGGTGCCCAGCCTGGAGCTGGCAGCCGTCAACCCAGTGGGCATCAAGCCTGGCGCAA tGGCCCTCCCAACTCTGGGGGGTCAGTACCCCGTATTCTCCAGTGGCCCCACAGCTAAGCTGTTGGAGGACGGGAAGATGCATGCGGTTGAGCACCTGATCAACCCCCTGGCCCTCCAGCATGACCCCACGACGGCTACCGCCGCAACTGCCACCGTCCTTCCCACTgtctccaccccacccccattccAG GGCCGTCCCATCACCCCGGTGTACGCCATGGCCCATAACCTCCAGCGCATCCCGACGGCCGCGGCGGCGGCAGGCCTTTACGGAGCTGGCTATGGGGCCAGCTATGTGCCCATTGCCGCGCCGACCACCGCCACCCTGGCGGCCCTGCAGAAGAACGCGGTGGTGGCAGCGGCCGCGTATGGGGGCTACGCCGGGTACGTACCTCAGGCCTTTCCCACCACCACCTTCCAGGTGCCCATTCACGACATCTACCAGACCTACTGA
- the LOC133135672 gene encoding RNA-binding protein 47-like isoform X5, protein MTAEDSATKPNTMSAPNPSSQPACYPHQSHPMVPEGVAGAPNEAALVSLMERTGYGMVQENGQRKYGPPPSWEGSAPPRGCEIFVGKIPRDVYEDELVPIFESVGRIYEMRLMMDFDGKNRGYAFVTYTQKHEAKRAVRELNNYEVRPGRLLGVCCSVDNCRLFIGGIPKTKKREEILEEVSKVTEGVLDVIVYASAADKMKNRGFAFVEYESHRAAAMARRKLMPGRIQLWGHQIAVDWAEPEIDVDEDVMETVKILYVRNLMIETAEETLRQIFGQFNPGCVERVKKIRDYAFVHFANRGDAVLAMDNLNGTEVEGSCIEVTLAKPVDKEQYTRYQKAAKGATPAPETSQTNYIYQCDPYTLTYYGYPYNALIGPNREYFIKVALPTLGGQYPVFSSGPTAKLLEDGKMHAVEHLINPLALQHDPTTATAATATVLPTVSTPPPFQGRPITPVYAMAHNLQRIPTAAAAAGLYGAGYGASYVPIAAPTTATLAALQKNAVVAAAAYGGYAGYVPQAFPTTTFQVPIHDIYQTY, encoded by the exons ATGACAGCAGAGGACTCCGCCACGAAACCCAACACCATGAGCGCCCCCAACCCCAGCTCCCAGCCTGCCTGCTACCCTCATCAATCCCACCCCATGGTGCCCGAGGGGGTAGCCGGGGCCCCCAACGAGGCGGCCTTGGTGTCCCTGATGGAGCGTACGGGCTACGGCATGGTCCAGGAGAACGGCCAGCGGAAGTACGGTCCCCCGCCCAGTTGGGAGGGCTCGGCCCCACCACGGGGCTGCGAGATCTTCGTGGGGAAGATCCCGCGCGATGTCTACGAGGACGAGCTGGTGCCCATCTTTGAGTCGGTGGGCCGTATCTACGAGATGCGCCTGATGATGGACTTCGACGGGAAGAACCGGGGCTACGCCTTCGTCACGTACACCCAGAAGCACGAGGCCAAGCGGGCCGTGCGGGAGCTCAACAACTACGAGGTCCGCCCGGGCAGACTCCTGGGGGTGTGCTGCTCCGTGGACAACTGCCGCCTCTTCATCGGGGGCATCCCCAAGACCAAGAAGCGCGAGGAGATCCTGGAGGAGGTCTCCAAGGTGACGGAGGGCGTTCTGGACGTCATCGTGTACGCCAGCGCCGCCGACAAAATGAAGAACCGGGGCTTCGCCTTCGTGGAGTACGAGAGCCACCGGGCGGCGGCCATGGCCAGGAGGAAGCTGATGCCGGGCCGCATCCAGCTGTGGGGCCACCAGATCGCCGTGGACTGGGCGGAGCCGGAGATCGACGTGGACGAGGACGTGATGGAGACTGTGAAGATCCTCTACGTCCGCAACCTGATGATCGAGACGGCGGAGGAGACGTTGCGGCAGATCTTCGGCCAGTTCAACCCCGGCTGCGTGGAGCGCGTCAAAAAGATCCGCGATTACGCCTTCGTGCACTTCGCGAACCGCGGAGACGCCGTCCTGGCCATGGACAACCTCAACGGCACGGAAGTGGAGGGCTCTTGCATCGAAGTGACTCTCGCCAAGCCTGTCGACAAGGAGCAGTACACCCGCTACCAGAAGGCAGCAAAGGGGGCCACCCCTGCTCCAGAGACCTCCCAGACCAACTACATTTACCAGTGTGACCCCTACACCCTGACTTACTATGGGTACCCTTACAACGCACTGATAGGGCCCAACAGAGAATACTTCATCAAAG tGGCCCTCCCAACTCTGGGGGGTCAGTACCCCGTATTCTCCAGTGGCCCCACAGCTAAGCTGTTGGAGGACGGGAAGATGCATGCGGTTGAGCACCTGATCAACCCCCTGGCCCTCCAGCATGACCCCACGACGGCTACCGCCGCAACTGCCACCGTCCTTCCCACTgtctccaccccacccccattccAG GGCCGTCCCATCACCCCGGTGTACGCCATGGCCCATAACCTCCAGCGCATCCCGACGGCCGCGGCGGCGGCAGGCCTTTACGGAGCTGGCTATGGGGCCAGCTATGTGCCCATTGCCGCGCCGACCACCGCCACCCTGGCGGCCCTGCAGAAGAACGCGGTGGTGGCAGCGGCCGCGTATGGGGGCTACGCCGGGTACGTACCTCAGGCCTTTCCCACCACCACCTTCCAGGTGCCCATTCACGACATCTACCAGACCTACTGA